Genomic DNA from Panulirus ornatus isolate Po-2019 chromosome 33, ASM3632096v1, whole genome shotgun sequence:
caatacaccctcttctgctctctcaaccacactctttttattaccacacatctctcttaccctttcattacttactcgatcaaaccacctcacaccatatatatatatatatatatatatatatatatatatatatatatatatatatatatatatatataccataacctaaaccagatacccattttattgaccaaaccctaggggtggatgaaaagcaggattgactgtggactgactgccacaaccagggttGGAATGTATATGCTTGACCCTTGGCAGCCCATGAATATGTCACAATCAGTAATGCTAACTGCTTCACCAAACATTTGAAGATTTGGAGAGAATAATTAAGGAGGGGTTGACAAAGAGATTGTGTCAGACgtggatggaaagagaaggaggagatcaAGCTGGAatgaaagggtggagtgaaaaagattttgtgatgggcctgaacgtgcagaaagatgaaaggtgtgcatgggattgGCATTGGAGTAATGTGTACTGGGAgtaatgtgttgtcagtggactgaagtagGATGTGCTAATTATCCTTGAGAACTCAGGAATAGTCTTTGAGGCCTGGTTGTATATagaaggctgtggttttggtacattgcaaatgacagctagagaatggatgtgaatgaatgtcatgttttcttcatctgttcatggtgctacctcattaatgtgggaaaaggaaaacaaattgcAGTTATACATTACAGTAATATCTAGTAAGTATTTAGAAGAGATACCTTTTGTCAATATTAATTCATATGAACTGGAATTAATAATTTGATTGCATAGCCATAATTTTTCATTTCAGAATCATCAGCTCaactgaaatggaaaaaaatgtagaCCAAGAAGAACTCCCTATTATACGTGATGGTATTGAAGATATACCTACCATTGATGAAGAGGACTCATCCCAGATTTCATCTATATCAAGCTCATGTCTGCAGTTGCTCTCTTCGCCCATCATTAGAACTATGGGAAATGAAAGTGAGACAGCACAGGAAGAACTGAAAGTTAGGAGAAGACACTTAGAACAAACTGAGAACAATCAGGCTCTAGAATTAGATGATACAACTGatacaaaaaaattaaacatGTCAGATAAGTCTAAGAACCAGAATGAAACAGCACCTAtaggggaggagaaagaagtgGCTGATACAATGGTACAATCATTAAGTAGTAATTTTGTCAGTCAGGGTAGCACAAACAGCCCAGAAGATGTGAAAGGAGATATGGCAAGAGACGGCTTTGATGAATGTTATGAAGAAATAAGCTCAACCGTTATCAGTACTGAAAACACTGTTGATAAACTTGAGGACATAGTTACACACATGCACTCTTCTCCACCTCCATGTAAGTACAAAGATGAGGAATCACTGTGTGACACAGAGTCTGAATCCCATTTAACTATAAACCAGATGTCAGGTTCAGAGGTCCAGTCAATTCATGACTTATCTAGCCTTAAAAAGAAGAGCAAAACTAAGAAACAAAAAACACATAAGCCTTCTAAGGATAGTCGGGACTCTGACTCATCTGTGTCatcaaaaaaaagaggaagtagTAACAAGACACGTATCAAATCCAAGTTTGCTCCGGGAAGCTTGGAATACATTGGGGAACGGTTATGTGGACGTGTGTTTTCTGGCTGGGTAGAGGAACGGAGGTGGGTTGAAGATTTAGGTGGCTACCGAGATGTAATAGAAGTGGATGAATGGGAAGTAGAAATGAATCAGCAGCTCAAGGTCATAATCAGCAGCTTCCCTGGAGTTTATGAAGGAACAAAATGGATAAACATAACTCGTAAGTGAGCTTTTAATGTTTTTATTCCTAAACCTTAAAGTTTATGAATAAGCATGGAATACCTCATCATGAAATTGTTTAGTACTTACATCGACACTTAAGGATTAATGGGTTTTGATAACCGAGTGTTGttttgcgcacacacacacacacacacacatatatatatatatatatatatatatatatatatatatatatatatatatgtatatacctcccttttagaaattgaaatacaaggaggggagggtttcctgctcccgccccctttagttgccttcaacgacacacggggaatatgtgggaagtattccttcttaCCTATCcccaggtctgtggggcctggatgtggatggggaactgtggttttggtgcattacacatgacaactagagacagaacgtggatgaatgtggccctttttgtctgtttttcttaatatgtacatgtgtatatatgtctgtgtatgtatatatctgtatgtatgtatatgtacatatttatttatttatatatatattatactttgtcgcagtctcccacattagtgaggtagcacaaggaaacagacgaaagagtggcccaacccactcacatacacatgtatatacatacacagccacacacgcacatatactacctatacatttcaacgtatacatgtatatacatacacagacatatacatatatatacacatgtacatacttcttatttgctgcctttattcattcctgtcgccatcccgcctcaCCTGAaatgacccctcccccacacacgtgtgaggtagcatgaggaaatgacaacaaaggccacattcgttcacactcagtctctagctgtcatgtataatgcaccgaaaccatagctccctttccatatccaggccccacaaaactttatcgagggagcagagagggggggccggatgaggatgttccttcaagggcccagtcctctgttcttaacgctacctcgctaacgtgggaaatggtgaatagtatgaaagaaaaaagaatatatatatatatatatatatatatatatatatatatatatatagaaaaagaaggtattaagaatatccatccggttccatccgctgccagatccactcccagatatcgaaaacactttacttcctccaatttttctccattcaaacttacctcccaattgacttgaccctcaaccctactgtacctaataacattgctcttattcacatttactcttaactttcttctttcacacatatatatatatatatatatatatatatatatatatatatatatatatatatatatatatatatatgagtggatgggccattctccctctgtttcctggcatgacctcgctgacacaggaaacagcaatcaagtatgatatatgtatttaattatttattatacttaatcagtttcccacgtcagcgagatagctccaggaaacagacgaagaatggcccatccactcatatacacctatgtattatacataaatgtccatacacgcacatatacatatgaatttttttttttttttttttttttttttttttttttttttttttttgccgctgtctcccgcgtttgcgaggt
This window encodes:
- the LOC139759609 gene encoding uncharacterized protein isoform X4; this encodes MKSHSVLKLQFRVKKIISSTEMEKNVDQEELPIIRDGIEDIPTIDEEDSSQISSISSSCLQLLSSPIIRTMGNESETAQEELKVRRRHLEQTENNQALELDDTTDTKKLNMSDKSKNQNETAPIGEEKEVADTMVQSLSSNFVSQGSTNSPEDVKGDMARDGFDECYEEISSTVISTENTVDKLEDIVTHMHSSPPPCKYKDEESLCDTESESHLTINQMSGSEVQSIHDLSSLKKKSKTKKQKTHKPSKDSRDSDSSVSSKKRGSSNKTRIKSKFAPGSLEYIGERLCGRVFSGWVEERRWVEDLGGYRDVIEVDEWEVEMNQQLKVIISSFPGVYEGTKWINITPPGKSPCYCLWVLLAAPPAPGHYWYAVTGVHLQPQFGLRIVVKEIRSVHPHDGESSVARRKRQRKLSTNESSNELQTLGEQVQEWLEQVRQLNLVMIWSAVSSTITFSNIKETIRFLIVLVVTLAIGLVSFLRKSHHFLLHFVREAGNFFRNITPFLQSLLSFVEKLIGGMYLLIAMIYRDWRRPSVPPPPYPPSGQPPLSLTQGQSNVPVPPHHGPRVVKYVPQEHWVYRTQNS
- the LOC139759609 gene encoding uncharacterized protein isoform X1, whose translation is MFEMYLNKFSPSVYRRLPLMSSLLFRFSCTVVGEALYVGDEGQLHCWLIISSTEMEKNVDQEELPIIRDGIEDIPTIDEEDSSQISSISSSCLQLLSSPIIRTMGNESETAQEELKVRRRHLEQTENNQALELDDTTDTKKLNMSDKSKNQNETAPIGEEKEVADTMVQSLSSNFVSQGSTNSPEDVKGDMARDGFDECYEEISSTVISTENTVDKLEDIVTHMHSSPPPCKYKDEESLCDTESESHLTINQMSGSEVQSIHDLSSLKKKSKTKKQKTHKPSKDSRDSDSSVSSKKRGSSNKTRIKSKFAPGSLEYIGERLCGRVFSGWVEERRWVEDLGGYRDVIEVDEWEVEMNQQLKVIISSFPGVYEGTKWINITPPGKSPCYCLWVLLAAPPAPGHYWYAVTGVHLQPQFGLRIVVKEIRSVHPHDGESSVARRKRQRKLSTNESSNELQTLGEQVQEWLEQVRQLNLVMIWSAVSSTITFSNIKETIRFLIVLVVTLAIGLVSFLRKSHHFLLHFVREAGNFFRNITPFLQSLLSFVEKLIGGMYLLIAMIYRDWRRPSVPPPPYPPSGQPPLSLTQGQSNVPVPPHHGPRVVKYVPQEHWVYRTQNS
- the LOC139759609 gene encoding uncharacterized protein isoform X3; amino-acid sequence: MFEMYLNKFSPSVYRRLPLMSSLLFRIISSTEMEKNVDQEELPIIRDGIEDIPTIDEEDSSQISSISSSCLQLLSSPIIRTMGNESETAQEELKVRRRHLEQTENNQALELDDTTDTKKLNMSDKSKNQNETAPIGEEKEVADTMVQSLSSNFVSQGSTNSPEDVKGDMARDGFDECYEEISSTVISTENTVDKLEDIVTHMHSSPPPCKYKDEESLCDTESESHLTINQMSGSEVQSIHDLSSLKKKSKTKKQKTHKPSKDSRDSDSSVSSKKRGSSNKTRIKSKFAPGSLEYIGERLCGRVFSGWVEERRWVEDLGGYRDVIEVDEWEVEMNQQLKVIISSFPGVYEGTKWINITPPGKSPCYCLWVLLAAPPAPGHYWYAVTGVHLQPQFGLRIVVKEIRSVHPHDGESSVARRKRQRKLSTNESSNELQTLGEQVQEWLEQVRQLNLVMIWSAVSSTITFSNIKETIRFLIVLVVTLAIGLVSFLRKSHHFLLHFVREAGNFFRNITPFLQSLLSFVEKLIGGMYLLIAMIYRDWRRPSVPPPPYPPSGQPPLSLTQGQSNVPVPPHHGPRVVKYVPQEHWVYRTQNS
- the LOC139759609 gene encoding uncharacterized protein isoform X2, whose protein sequence is MCPNNFYVGSWELGPLGRQLAPATGTECISRIISSTEMEKNVDQEELPIIRDGIEDIPTIDEEDSSQISSISSSCLQLLSSPIIRTMGNESETAQEELKVRRRHLEQTENNQALELDDTTDTKKLNMSDKSKNQNETAPIGEEKEVADTMVQSLSSNFVSQGSTNSPEDVKGDMARDGFDECYEEISSTVISTENTVDKLEDIVTHMHSSPPPCKYKDEESLCDTESESHLTINQMSGSEVQSIHDLSSLKKKSKTKKQKTHKPSKDSRDSDSSVSSKKRGSSNKTRIKSKFAPGSLEYIGERLCGRVFSGWVEERRWVEDLGGYRDVIEVDEWEVEMNQQLKVIISSFPGVYEGTKWINITPPGKSPCYCLWVLLAAPPAPGHYWYAVTGVHLQPQFGLRIVVKEIRSVHPHDGESSVARRKRQRKLSTNESSNELQTLGEQVQEWLEQVRQLNLVMIWSAVSSTITFSNIKETIRFLIVLVVTLAIGLVSFLRKSHHFLLHFVREAGNFFRNITPFLQSLLSFVEKLIGGMYLLIAMIYRDWRRPSVPPPPYPPSGQPPLSLTQGQSNVPVPPHHGPRVVKYVPQEHWVYRTQNS
- the LOC139759609 gene encoding uncharacterized protein isoform X5: MEKNVDQEELPIIRDGIEDIPTIDEEDSSQISSISSSCLQLLSSPIIRTMGNESETAQEELKVRRRHLEQTENNQALELDDTTDTKKLNMSDKSKNQNETAPIGEEKEVADTMVQSLSSNFVSQGSTNSPEDVKGDMARDGFDECYEEISSTVISTENTVDKLEDIVTHMHSSPPPCKYKDEESLCDTESESHLTINQMSGSEVQSIHDLSSLKKKSKTKKQKTHKPSKDSRDSDSSVSSKKRGSSNKTRIKSKFAPGSLEYIGERLCGRVFSGWVEERRWVEDLGGYRDVIEVDEWEVEMNQQLKVIISSFPGVYEGTKWINITPPGKSPCYCLWVLLAAPPAPGHYWYAVTGVHLQPQFGLRIVVKEIRSVHPHDGESSVARRKRQRKLSTNESSNELQTLGEQVQEWLEQVRQLNLVMIWSAVSSTITFSNIKETIRFLIVLVVTLAIGLVSFLRKSHHFLLHFVREAGNFFRNITPFLQSLLSFVEKLIGGMYLLIAMIYRDWRRPSVPPPPYPPSGQPPLSLTQGQSNVPVPPHHGPRVVKYVPQEHWVYRTQNS